Proteins encoded in a region of the Tubulanus polymorphus chromosome 10, tnTubPoly1.2, whole genome shotgun sequence genome:
- the LOC141911634 gene encoding uncharacterized protein LOC141911634: protein MNELISNMGFSTSQRLVSLSMPRGRQLKGAVIGFVGLFAFVVIVSNLHSTQESMTYNAEIDDKQPAWTNNMDIDSKIERNFEKILRNFKTEKIKKSSRPLRKLNKRMNTKLRLSGSHPQYQNSEGCMFYEDSVENCFKTPLNVTLLRFLSPQLENLAIRHFLGVPGDNLMYANSPAFYQERDGNYTIVARMWQEAEAYASLNQRQAPLNVYQDNLFFTVRANDKLEPIDKGHFIGIPSPSSGQIGAGPIEPRLFQFKNRLLVSYNMAYRPGKQSFLDYTFIWDYHRQYVMTPQIKEGGSVVLNMSTASGYQRRDKHWMALIDRNQLFMVQTLEPLRVLQCNVTDEFHCSYVGGARIPLAGVGSVRGGTPFILYKWPFYISAVHSTITRKIDTKYKRYYIFHLLVMSVDPVFKIEYMTEAINIHPLVLKSCPIVRHLYIADEFFFPVSIHLETDDSIVVGGHINDHSAAVFRVTGIREMMAQVMKLAKDAASSGTKASSPRRVVQHAAESLNDFAVRTSSRATGYTLFKSKY from the exons ATGAACGAGTTGATATCGAACATGGGCTTTTCGACTA gtCAGCGATTAGTATCGCTGTCGATGCCTAGAGGGCGGCAGTTGAAAGGCGCGGTTATAGGATTCGTAGGATTATTCGCGTTCGTCGTTATCGTCAGTAATTTGCACTCAACGCAAGAATCGATGACGTACAACGCAGAAATAGACGACAAACAACCAGCTTGGACGAATAATATGGATATCGACTCGAAAATCGAACGAAATTTCGagaaaattttgagaaatttcaaaaccgagaaaatcaaaaaatcGTCGAGGCCGcttagaaaattgaataagcGAATGAACACAAAGTTGAGACTATCGGGATCGCATCCGCAATATCAGAACAGCGAGGGCTGTATGTTCTACGAGGATTCCGTCGAAAACTGTTTCAAAACGCCGCTCAACGTCACATTGCTAAGATTCCTATCTCCGCAACTAGAGAACCTAGCTATACGTCACTTCCTGGGAGTTCCCGGGGATAACCTGATGTACGCGAATAGTCCCGCGTTTTATCAGGAACGAGACGGTAATTACACGATAGTGGCGCGAATGTGGCAGGAAGCGGAAGCTTACGCGTCTTTAAACCAACGTCAAGCCCCGTTAAACGTTTACCAGGATAATCTATTCTTCACTGTCAGAGCGAACGATAAACTGGAACCGATCGATAAAGGCCACTTTATAGGAATCCCGTCGCCGTCTAGCGGTCAGATCGGCGCCGGACCGATCGAACCGAGATTGTTCCAGTTCAAAAACCGGCTGTTAGTATCGTACAACATGGCTTACAGACCCGGTAAACAATCGTTCCTCGATTACACGTTCATCTGGGATTACCACCGCCAGTATGTGATGACGCCGCAGATAAAAGAGGGCGGTAGTGTCGTGTTGAACATGAGTACCGCTAGCGGGTATCAGCGCAGGGATAAACACTGGATGGCGCTGATCGACAGAAATCAACTGTTCATGGTTCAAACTTTAGAACCGTTGCGGGTACTGCAATGCAACGTTACAGACGAGTTCCATTGCTCGTACGTAGGGGGCGCTCGTATACCGCTGGCGGGGGTCGGATCGGTTCGAGGCGGGACCCCGTTTATCCTGTATAAATGGCCGTTCTATATAAGCGCAGTACATTCTACGATAACGAGAAAAATCGATACGAAATATAAACGATACTACATATTTCACTTGTTGGTGATGTCCGTGGATCCAGTGTTTAAAATCGAGTACATGACAGAAGCGATCAATATTCATCCGTTAGTTTTAAAATCGTGTCCGATCGTCAGACATTTGTACATAGCAGACGAGTTCTTCTTTCCCGTCAGTATCCATCTAGAGACAGACGACTCGATCGTCGTGGGGGGTCATATCAACGACCACTCGGCCGCCGTGTTCCGCGTTACCGGTATACGAGAGATGATGGCACAAGTGATGAAACTGGCTAAAGATGCGGCGTCGTCCGGGACGAAAGCTTCCAGTCCTAGACGAGTGGTCCAGCACGCGGCTGAAAGCTTAAACGACTTCGCAGTTCGCACTAGTTCACGCGCGACGGGATACACGCTTTTCAAATCGAAATACTAA